The Sardina pilchardus chromosome 5, fSarPil1.1, whole genome shotgun sequence DNA window GAACAAACAAGAAATTGAGAGTATTTGGTTCATGGTTAGGTTCTAGATAAAGGTTAGTAACAATTGTGTAATGCACACTCAGTAGTTATGTATATGCTTTGCTTACATCTCAttcaagtatttcttttttttctgtaacaAAACAAGTATAAATGGCACCCCATGAAAACCAATTCCTCAATATATCATCTCACTTCAACTTCTGAGGGTTCTATGACAAGGTGTTTTTCACTGTCATTTTTGCGAATGGAAAAGAAAACATATCCACAGTCATACTGCCATGTCTGTTGGCATTAGGGACTCGTGATAGGAACCTGAACACCTGAATTTTATTTTGTTGGTATTTTTTTGCAGCATTCTCAGCAAAAAACTAAGCACTCCCACTTTGATTCCCTGCTGGATAAATATGTTTAAAAATCAGCTAGCTCAAACATCCTGATGAAATTAGCACTTAACTGAGACGATCCAGCATGGACCTGATTCAAGCTGTTCCATCTCTCAAATATatgattaaaaagaaaaaaaaaaaaagaaaaaaaagtggcCTTTTTATGCCTGTCCCTTCATTCAATTCAAGCTGTGCAATGACTGACATTTCCTTGCACAGACCAGATAACTAAAGGAAGGGCTTCTTCAGTTGAAGGGAAGCCATAGGCAGGGCGAGCGAACATCAAGAGTGTCTATTCTTGATGTCCAGACAGGTGAGATATGTAAACTTCAAACGGAGAGGAAATCCTGATGTGGATTCATAACATATCTTAGACTTTGACACATCATACTCCTCAAACGAAAATATCAGGATTCAGTCTGCTGTTTCAGGAGACACCGCTCACGTAGGGTTGAAGTAGAAATATCTCGAATGTACTTCAAATTCAGGCACGGAGCAACACGGCAAGAATTTGGGGAACAAGATGGAGGGGaataacaacataacaacacttCCCTAAGGTGCCTGGTAAATTAAAAAATCGATAGATAGAACTGAAAAGGTGAAAAATTGATCACTTGCAAGATTGACAATAAAATAATGGAAAAACACTGCTCTTGTTAAATGtatttgtattcttttttttttaaagttaacTTTTAAGTTGTCATTTTAATTCATTATTAATTGtactcttcttctttttaacttgtgtttttaaatctttttttttcttctttcttcctcttttgttTAAGACTAACAgaaggtgtatgtatgtatgtatgtatgtgttggcTAACTGCAGTGGAGACTTGGCTCTAGCTTATCTGTACCCTGGGTGCTGGCCGTGGGCCTCTGGGACTGGCCTGCCCAGGGCAGGAGGCCTGTGCATCTTTCCCATCAGCCCGAGATTCTGATCTCGGAAGCAGGGCGTCTGGAAGTCCCCCCCGCCCAAGTAATCCGCCGTTTGCATCAGATTAGTCTggccggaggaggaggcggacgaggaggaggaggagccccccacccccggcCGGTAGTGAACCCCCCCGCAGTCGATGGCCGTGGCGGCtgaggcggcggcagcagcagcagcggcagcggcggcggcggcggcggcagcgttGGCGGCCCCCGACACCCCGTGGAATGGCACGGCCAGGTCCTGCGACCCGGAGCTGTCGCTGTTGGGCGTGGGGAGGATGCTGCTCCACaccgcctgctgctgctgctgctgttgttgttgttgttgttgttgatgatgatggaaGTAGTGCCCGTTGGTGTAGTGCGGCCCCAAGGCCCCCGGGGGCATgccgttgttgttgtggttgttgatgaCGGGCGGCGAGGGCGTGGGCTTGTCCACCAGGGCCTTGTAGGCGTAGTGCTGGCCCCCGCACAGCTCCGCCGGGTAGCCCCCCTTGCAGGGGAAGCCGGGGTCCCGCGGCGGGTGCTTGCAAGGGTGACCGCCGGCCTCCGGCAGGTGCTGCAGGTGAGCCAGCTGGTGCTGATTCCACGAGCGcagctgctgctgatggtggttatgttgttgctgctgctgctgctgaagctgctgctgctgttgttgttgttgttgttgttgttgttgctgctgggGTGGTGGCTgaccttgctgctgctgctgctggaggtgctgTTGGTGTGGCTTCATGTCACTGTGGTACACAGACATCCGGTTGTTGGCGGCCATGTTGGGAGGGTGCACTGCCCCGACGGGGCCCTGAGGGCCGGCTTTGTCCATGGGCGTCATGATGCAGGAGGGGTGCATGAGCCCTGGGGGGGCGttcgggtggtggtggtgggggtggtggtgttggtggggatgttgatgttgttgatgatgttgttgttgttgttgttgttgctgctgctgctgctgttgttgttgatgttgatggtggtggtggtggtggtgggggtggttgttgttgttgttgttgagcatGGAGACGCGGGAGCTGGCGTTGATGAGGAGGTTGCGGCTGATGGGGCTGGGGTTGGCGATCTGGCCCTCGCACATGGAGGTGGCCCCGGCCGCTTGCGCCCGCGCCTGGCAGAACTGGCTGATCTGGTGCACGATGCTGCTCAGGTCGGGCTGCCGGCCCTGGTGCAAGCCGCCCGCCATGGACAGTGGAATGGTTGAGGTAGAGACGGTCACGTTCGGCGGAGCGTCCGAGTCGGCCATTTTGCGGCCGCCCGCGGGCTGCAGGCCGGCCGGGGGCTGAtgaaggtgctgctgctgctgctgctgctgctgttgttgttgttgttgttgttgttgttgttgttgttgttgttgctgttgttgttgctgttgttgttgttgctgctgttgctgcagcaGACCAGCAGGGGGCCCCTGGCCTGGGTGGCCCAGGACGTTGGGGTGGGAGAGAGTCTGTGGCTGGGCCATGGGGCCCTGGGCGTGCGGCTGGGGCATGGCGGAAGGGTGCCTGAGGGCTTGGTGTGGTGCAGGGCCCTGCTGGGGGTGAGGCTGGAGAGTCTGTGGGTGTGACAGCCCTgccgactgctgctgctgctgagatgactgctgctgctgctgctgctgctgtggcgcCCTCTGCAGGCCTGGAGGCGGGTGGTGCAGGTTTAAAGTGCTAGCCGAGGCGGAGGGGGCCGCGTACGGCCCTCGCGGCGCCGCGTTCATGATGACCTCCGGGTGCAGGCGAGCCCGGCTGCCGTCGAAGTCCTTGACGATGCCCTTGGCGACGGGTACCTTGACGATGGCGAGGAGGCCGGTCTTGCCGCCGGCCTGGGCGGGCGGGTACGGGCTGTAGCGCGGGCCTGACGTATCCAGGCCGTTGACGGTGCGGCGCACGTGGTTCCTCTGGGGGACCTTGACGCTGTTGGGGAAGATCTTGATGGTCAGTGGGCTGCTGGCTACCTTCTTAGCATAAGCATCCAATTCCGCAGGGGTTGGATACTGAGCGGATCTCATCCTCTGTGTAGTgtcccctgagagagagacagagagagataaaggtatggagagagagagagagggggagagagagagagagagggagcgagagagagagagagataaaaggtacggagagagaaagagagagagagagagagagagagagagggagagagggagagagagagagagagataaaggtacggagagagaaagagagagagagagagagagggagagagggagagagagagagagagaacattatcAAATAAGAACATTTAATGAGCAGAAAGAGGCCACTCTTTAGATACTGCTTTTTGATAGAGGTAGTAAACTGTTTAATATCTTTGCTATGCGTTTATGCTGCAACAGAGGACTCTAACGATTCATCCGAAATTGCTAACAATACATTGAGGCGTCCTGCATCTCTGTCAGAAAATCAGTCACCCCAACCAAAACAAAAGCCAACACTTTTGACACCTGCCCTCGAGCACTTTATGCGttaacacctccacctccacccagtAAGGAGCCAATAAGCATTCAGGGCCACACTTCAGCCGCTCCCAAACAGGCGGCTGGGGCCTCATCGCGTCTCAGGTGGAGACAGCTTCAGTGTGACAGCAGAcgagacatcacacacacaaatacaccacctctgtgcgcacacacacacacatgatgccagccagccacacacacacacacactcacacagccattTCCTCTCTGTGAGCAGCTTTCACACAGAAGGATTACATGTGCCTCTGGGTTATTTAGACCAGGCCTGATCACCGTCTGGcagacccagcacacacacacacacacacacacacacacacacacacacacactacccctctGGGTTATTTAGACCAGACCTGATCGCCGTCTGGCAGACCCAGCCTTGATATTTTTGTTTTGGTATTTCAAGCCCTTTCATCTCGGCTAGCCCTTCATGTGCCGGTGATTATGGGACATTTGaaatcaccacaccacacctttTTTTTCCGGCATGGCGAACAAATCAATCTGATGAATCCGTCTGGATGTGTTGAAGACGCTGTAGTGTAGAGGCTTAGCGTAAGGGAAGAGGTCAGGTGCCACTGCGGCTGGGCGGTCAGGAATGACGCGGCCCTGGCACACACTGGCTCATCTCGGACGTGCATCTCTGTCTCAACGACTCTCAGATAGGCACTCCAGTCAACGGGAAAAGCACGATGCCCTTTTCCGTCCGCGCAGGTTTCTTACTAGATCAATTCCTGGCACGCATGGAGACCCAAGCTTTGCGGAGCCTGGCTTTGCGTACGGAGCGATTCCCTTAGGTTGAGCATCGTGATGATGAAAGCAAATGGTCAAGTTGTTTTAACTTGATTTACTTCATCCGGAAGGGACCATCAAAGGTTAATCCTTAAAGGCGAAAACCCTGGCTGTCAGCTTCTATGGGACATATAGCCCAGTCTGGTTTTTGAGCTCAATGTCCCAAGGCTGCTTaaatgaaaaactgtaatacagcACTGAGGATGCTCAAAATCAGTTCACTTAAGGTTTGTTTTCTACCCTGTTGAATACTCTTTTTCTTGTAAATGTCTGCATATTTTTCAGACACAGAGACCGGAGGATGAATCATTTAGTGTCAAGCTGCAACTGAACAGTCACATAGGACTGTCTGATCTCTGCTGTAATGTTGTGCTCACAGTAACTGCAGTTTGTAACTTACACAGCCAGAGGGATCATCAGGAGCTTGTGAGTCATATTGGGGCCTtactctctccttcctcacagacaaacagaatagACTGTTCTTTAAGTCATTACTTTGCTTGTTGGTGGCTTGCTAGCTTGGAAGGAGGGACTTTACAAAACCTATTTAGGTGAAGACGAAAAAAATCTATCAAACTAGGCTGGTGATGCAACAATAATGGCTTTTCAAGAACATAAGCTCAGGTAATTCCATCTTTATAAAGAGGAATGCCTCTTCACCATAGCGAAGATGGTATGTTATAAATCCAACAGAACAGCTCTTGGAAATCGAAAACATGTGAGCAAATGTTATCCTAAACCATAAAAAAGAAATCTACCGTTATCATCTCGGACATTCATATAGAGCCCCAGACGTTTATATCACACCATTAACTTTTTAAAAGTTGTTCCGTCATACAATTTCAAATATTAATTTTATATATGAAAATTATTTCAATTTCAACTTTCATCACCAATCTTCAAATGCAAATAGTAGTCAAATTATGACCGCCCCTGGTAGTAAGAAGCCGTAGGCTTTAACATCCATCCTGGTGTCTGAGAGCTTAGTCCTTCTAAAGCTACACCCTGGAAGCACCTCTGTGGAtaaggagaggaaggagtgtGGGCTTGATTTGTTTTAAAACTGACCTGATTCCATTGCATTGAGTATACAATGTCACATTCCTTAGACCAATGAGAGTGTTTAAAATAATAACTCCACTTTATCCCAGTCCCAAAGATTAAAGTCTACATTTTAGGATCTAAGGGATCTAATGAGGGCATGAAAATCCGGTGTGACACCGAGTCATTTTATGCCTTTGGGTCAGGAGAGAACGTGATACGCATGTTTACAACatggtctcctctctctctctctctcggtctgtctctctctctctctctctctctctttttcgctcTACCAGAAAGGAAGCAAACAGTGTGTAAATATGACAGGTCAGCTGCCTGTGTGAAAGTATGCATGCATGGGAGAGAGCTTGGAGTGTCCAGATGCATTTCATGGGAGGGTGCAAGACCATAGTGAGGGACTCTGCAGTCATCCTAAATACCTCAATCAGCCAGGCTTCATTTCATGCCATgacaacacacatatacacacaatcgAGCACAATGTTGGTCAACTGAttacattgtttgtgtgtatactgtgtgtggaAGAAGTCTATGCTGCACCCTCTATACCAGTCATTCCAGCTGTTACAACTTGGGGGCGCCACACCTGGGTTGTAGACTACCAAATGCGAAGTGGAGAAAGCTGATCAGTTACCCAATTTCAGTCTAAATGAGGGCCAGACCGCTGTTACCAGTTGGAAAGTAATGAATGTAACAGACACATTTCgcaaataaaaacatacaaaaaatgtAAAACAGACTATAACAAAAAATATTGTTAAACATTTTGCACAGTTCTATGGTAATTTGCGAAACCAAAAGATGCTTAAGCGACAACATTCCAGACACAGCCCATCAATAATTCCTTGGCTGAGAGAATTTCCTGTAATAAAATCACTACATTTTCATCAATCTAGGAAGTCCCTTGAAATATGCAACACGACACCAACCCCTACTCCAGTGAATAAGGAAGCGAGCGACTgagaaatgggaaaaaaaaaaaaaaagacgtgaGAATAACAAAGGGCTGAGAAACTGCTGTCTCCGTGCTGAATCACCAGCTGCTTGTATAACCCGAGAGTGGGCGCGCTGGCCGGGCAGGGTGTCTGATGTCAAGCCACCTGCACTTCCCCTGGCCTCGCCTCCCCGCTGCTCCTCCGCACCCCCAGGGTCATTTACATTCATTTCCATACGACCCGGCTCACTCCGCGCCGCTCCGAGCCGCTCGCCGCGCTCCAGGAGCGGGGGGACCAAGGCCACTGTGGCAGGGGGCCGAGTCAAAGGGACACTATTGTGGGGTGGAGCGGCCGCCGCCGTGGTAATCGTGCCGTCTTTCTAATGATGCATGTAAAAGTCATTCTGGTGCCATGAAGATgcgagcgtgcacacacacgcacacacacacacacgcacacaccaaaaaaagcaCAGCTCACCTCTAATTGCttactccctccctcaccctctctccctctctctctctccctctctctctccttctcctgttcttcctttcttcctttctaaCCTTTTCCTGTTCTCGCTCACGGAAAACGagatgaacaacaacaaaaaaggggCCTGAAtagttcattaaaaaaaaaaaaaaaaaaaaacagatggttGAGCGAGGACACATGCTGCCACGCCACCTCTCGTGAACTGCGCGTGCCAAGCAGCCAGTCCTGCCGTCAGATTAGGGCCGGCGCGgcgagatggaggagatgagcgGCTTGTTTGCTCCCTTTCAGATGTGCAGAGGTGGGCAAACTGGGGCCAGTCAGCCTCGGCTTTAATTAGCCTGCTAATGGGGAGAACACAGCCGCAACACTGCACTGTCAGCTCCGGCTAATTAGCGCTACCAGGGCTACGGGCTCCGTTTCACCGTTTTA harbors:
- the fam222ba gene encoding protein FAM222B, giving the protein MLACLPGPGDLSIQLLSHTQMNTGLQKWDTTQRMRSAQYPTPAELDAYAKKVASSPLTIKIFPNSVKVPQRNHVRRTVNGLDTSGPRYSPYPPAQAGGKTGLLAIVKVPVAKGIVKDFDGSRARLHPEVIMNAAPRGPYAAPSASASTLNLHHPPPGLQRAPQQQQQQQQSSQQQQQSAGLSHPQTLQPHPQQGPAPHQALRHPSAMPQPHAQGPMAQPQTLSHPNVLGHPGQGPPAGLLQQQQQQQQQQQQQQQQQQQQQQQQQQQQQQQQQQQHLHQPPAGLQPAGGRKMADSDAPPNVTVSTSTIPLSMAGGLHQGRQPDLSSIVHQISQFCQARAQAAGATSMCEGQIANPSPISRNLLINASSRVSMLNNNNNNHPHHHHHHHQHQQQQQQQQQQQQQQQHHQQHQHPHQHHHPHHHHPNAPPGLMHPSCIMTPMDKAGPQGPVGAVHPPNMAANNRMSVYHSDMKPHQQHLQQQQQQGQPPPQQQQQQQQQQQQQQQLQQQQQQQHNHHQQQLRSWNQHQLAHLQHLPEAGGHPCKHPPRDPGFPCKGGYPAELCGGQHYAYKALVDKPTPSPPVINNHNNNGMPPGALGPHYTNGHYFHHHQQQQQQQQQQQQQAVWSSILPTPNSDSSGSQDLAVPFHGVSGAANAAAAAAAAAAAAAAAASAATAIDCGGVHYRPGVGGSSSSSSASSSGQTNLMQTADYLGGGDFQTPCFRDQNLGLMGKMHRPPALGRPVPEAHGQHPGYR